A section of the Larus michahellis chromosome 1, bLarMic1.1, whole genome shotgun sequence genome encodes:
- the OBI1 gene encoding ORC ubiquitin ligase 1 produces MAQQGPSVTLSLTLPITCHICLGKVRHPVICVNNHVFCSICIEVWLKNNNQCPACRIPITPENPCKEIIGGTSESDPIFSPTVRKHLRKTRLELLHKEYEDEIESLQKEVEDLRGKNLSLQTQLKSLLDPTASALSCQNEETTQSANEASTSGPETPEEWSKKLKAANDMYEKVVDSVEKLKEANKKLSMENSSLLRENLRLKAEVDSRSPQKFGRFTVAALQSKVEQSEREMNRLKKALERSDKYIEEMECQLLQLKNAGEGAQTVSAVSERALSADAKGAESSEDTTCLKTQTEEKKALTTGQSPDSLEQMTSGGTCLSSSRQDGSNGSNTQCAPNKELFPGCQGVLLDENSTNMDACLEEQWNKIEECTPYKDEELYDLPPPCAPFLSLSRLQLNTPDGKENARKSSTFLRKLKFEEFCDTSDDCSKDSPEHSTSSCNSEKKLNCFTTGKSGFWGTCPTNFADNLDFDESEQNSVAGQSDETSAKSSDKTSSCLPKRLHTLCSSEMNRTRTSSEASMDAAYLDKISELDSMMSESDNSKSPCYNFKSSDLDNSSKSTECSKLLNETEKKLEEMNEEQSMKCPETSDLAVDRTGWKPAMFSILSPSEVDMNDHFPLFTSQNVVASDIKPPNCLFQRDFSQSSLFSNSQRLFEEQKFGSCFLKMSSDLHNPLNPPWVSSFIAERKNKNASQSTKRKIQSSLSSASPSKTTKN; encoded by the exons ATGGCGCAGCAGGGGCCGAGCGTCACGCTGTCCCTCACGCTGCCTATCACCTGCCACATCTGCCTGGGGAAG GTCCGTCACCCGGTCATCTGTGTCAACAACCATGTCTTCTGTTCCATTTGTATTGAAGTATGGCTAAAGAACAATAATCAGTGTCCAGCTTGCAGGATTCCCATCACGCCTGAAAATCCTTGCAAGGAAATTATAG GAGGAACGAGTGAAAGTGATCCTATATTTAGTCCAACCGTCAGAAAACACCTACGTAAAACAAGGCTTGAATTGCTTCACAAAGAATATGAG GATGAAATCGAATCCCTGCAAAAAGAAGTGGAAGATCTGAGAGGTAAAAATCTCAGTTTACAGACACAGCTGAAATCTCTTCTGGATCCTACGGCATCAGCTTTGTCTTGCCAGAACGAGGAAACTACCCAGTCAGCAAATGAAGCAAGTACCAGTGGCCCAGAAACCCCAGAGGAATGGAGCAAAAAGCTGAAAGCTGCCAATGATATGTATGAAAAAGTGGTGGATAGTGTGGAAAAGCTAAAGGAG GCAAATAAGAAACTGAGCATGGAAAACAGTAGCCTTTTAAGAGAGAATTTGCGACTAAAAGCTGAAGTTGATAGTAGATCACCCCAAAa GTTTGGTAGGTTTACAGTAGCTGCGCTTCAGTCCAAAGTAGAACAAAGTGAACGTGAGATGAACCGTCTAAAAAAGGCACTGGAAAGAAGCGATAAATACATAGAAGAAATGGAGTGTCAGcttttacagctgaaaaatgcAGGCGAAGGAGCCCAGACGGTGAGTGCTGTTAGTGAGAGAGCACTTTCCGCGGATGCTAAAGGAGCTGAGAGCAGTGAAGACACAACATGTTTGAAAACccaaactgaggagaaaaaagctTTGACTACCGGTCAAAGTCCTGACAGTCTTGAACAGATGACGAGCGGTGGAACTTGTTTAAGCTCTTCTCGTCAAGATGGTTCAAATGGCTCAAATACCCAGTGTGCCCCAAATAAAGAATTATTTCCAGGGTGTCAGGGGGTTCTCCTGGATGAAAATAGTACAAATATGGATGCCTGCTTAGAAGAGCAGTGGAATAAAATTGAGGAATGTACCCCGTATAAGGATGAAGAACTTTATGATCTTCCACCGCCATgcgctccttttctgtctctcagcCGCCTTCAGTTGAACACTCCcgatggaaaagaaaatgcaaggaaatCATCAACATTCCTGAGAAAACTGAAATTTGAAGAGTTTTGTGACACTTCGGATGATTGCAGCAAAGATTCTCCAGAGCACAGCACAAGCAGCTGTAATAGCGAAAAGAAGCTAAACTGTTTCACCACAGGAAAATCAGGGTTTTGGGGGACCTGCCCAACAAATTTTGCTGATAACTTAGATTTTGATGAATCAGAGCAAAATTCAGTCGCTGGTCAGTCAGATGAGACATCAGCAAAGTCCAGTGATAAAACAAGTTCTTGCTTACCTAAAAGGTTACATACTCTCTGCTCTTCCGAAATGAATCGCACAAGAACCTCCAGTGAGGCATCTATGGATGCTGCCTACCTCGATAAAATTTctgagttggactcaatgatgtcCGAATCAGACAACAGCAAGAGTCCATGCTATAATTTCAAGTCCTCCGATCTTGATAATTCTTCAAAGTCAACAGAGTGCTCTAAGCTTCTGAATGAAACTGAGAAGAAACTGGAAGAGATGAATGAGGAACAGAGTATGAAGTGTCCAGAGACGAGCGATCTAGCAGTTGATAGAACTGGCTGGAAACCTGCTATGTTTTCTATCCTCTCCCCATCTGAGGTAGATATGAATGACCACTTTCCGCTGTTTACAAGCCAAAACGTAGTAGCTAGTGATATCAAACCTCCAAACTGTTTATTTCAAAGAGACTTTTCCCAGAGTTCGCTATTCAGTAACTCACAAAGGTTGTTTGAGGAACAAAAGTTTGGTTCCTGCTTTCTAAAGATGTCGTCTGACCTGCACAATCCGCTGAATCCTCCTTGGGTGTCCTCCTTTatagctgaaaggaaaaataaaaatgccagtcAGTCGACCaagaggaaaatacaaagcaGCCTTTCCAGTGCTAGTCCgtcaaaaaccaccaaaaactgA